A single window of Labrus mixtus chromosome 23, fLabMix1.1, whole genome shotgun sequence DNA harbors:
- the spata6l gene encoding spermatogenesis associated 6-like protein, whose protein sequence is MSRKALKVVVELKFRAVSCPGVHLSDKDDIYISMCIMGQYRQSECLPAVFPLLFHEKMTFEKIFRHAVDPGDIAVMLEYETVRIDLVQLIPPAGDILACFEEDARRFLFPEPKLLPSFSGVDREVLMTRASHFPGIAPRLEFSSKTTIIECSADAKINVYPNVLLRPVMKRIRKPSSRPRTSSPQRRRGVRTNRDRLSSARSPSLISRSQSLSPLRAGNSQGLTRLSLDSSAHRGPETWNSTSTSQPLIASWPGAGRSASPRRSAPLTSSSSPLTRSSSTVKDSPTVRRKSSSNGLVGGTSEDESSSSDTRDPPDYHKDPSRLWQSCREQARQRSSHREWEEVQERVRGLLTTPKAVRRLVYGASHSEVDEVLYRRSISPGPP, encoded by the exons aTGTCCCGCAAAGCGCTGAAAGTTGTGGTTGAATTGAAGTTTAGAGCG GTTTCTTGTCCTGGAGTTCACCTGTCAGACAAAGATGATATCTACATCAGCATGTGCATCATGGGACAGTACCGTCAGTCTGAATGTCTCCCGGCCGTCTTTCCGCTGCTGTTTCATGAGAAGATGACGTTTGAAAAG ATTTTCAGACATGCAGTCGACCCTGGAGACATCGCAGTAATGCTCGAGT ATGAGACGGTCAGAATTGATCTGGTGCAGCTGATTCCTCCAG CAGGCGACATTCTGGCCTGCTTTGAAGAAGACGCTCGACGTTTCTTGTTCCCGGAGCCCAAACTGCTTCCCTCGTTCTCCGGAGTGGATCGAGAGGTTCTGATGACCCGAGCGTCTCACTTTCCT gGTATCGCTCCCAGGCTGGAGTTTTCCAGCAAGACGACCATCATTGAGTGCTCAGCTGATGCAAAGATCAACGTTTACCCCAATGTGCTCCTG AGGCCAGTGATGAAGAGAATCAGGAAGCCCTCCAGCAGACCCAggacctcctctcctcagaggagacGAGGTGTCAGGACAAACAGGGACAGACTCAGCAGCGCCAGATCACCGTCACTCATCTCCAGATCTCAGTCCCTGTCTCCTCTGAGAGCTGGAAACAGTCAGGGTCTGACCCGGCTCAGTCTGGACTCTTCAGCACACAGAGGCCCGGAGACCTGGAACAGCACCAGCACCTCTCAGCCT CTGATAGCTTCATGGCCTGGAGCCGGTCGGTCTGCCTCGCCCCGACGCTCTGCTCCGTTAACCAGCTCCTCCTCACCTTTGACCAGGTCTTCATCCACAG TGAAAGATTCTCCGACTGTGAGAAGAAAATCGTCATCCAACGGTTTG gTTGGAGGGACATCAGAAGACGAGTCCAGCTCTTCAGACACACGGGACCCCCCGGACTACCACAAAGACCCCTCAAGACTGTGGCAGTCCTGCAGAGAACAGGCCAGGCAGAGGAG TTCTCACAGAGAATGGGAGGAGGTCCAAGAGCGGGTTCGAGGACTCCTCACGACACCGAAAGCCGTACGCCGACTTGTCTAT ggAGCGTCACACTCTGAGGTGGACGAGGTTTTATACAGGAGGTCCATCTCTCCAGGTCCACCATGA